Below is a genomic region from Astatotilapia calliptera chromosome 2, fAstCal1.2, whole genome shotgun sequence.
TTTCCATCTGAGTttggctgaagcagaagcataAAAATATAACCATAAAACTGAAGtacaatttgtttttgtttttttacaaattttTTACAGTTCAATTTTAAGGTTAAAGTGAAATTACTGTGAAATTGCACCAATGTAAAGTACTTGAATGCTTGCCAATATCTCATCCAGCTACTAGGAAGTGTTATTATGTACCTTTTTATAGCTGTCTGTCAGCATATTCCCCACGCTGTGGACCAGAAATGAGAACTCGGGCCTTTTCTCATACTTTTCATCCCAGCATTTCTTCATAATCTCATAACTGCAACATGAGCAACATGAAATAAGGAAATAAGtgtgtttcttttcaaaagTTGTTGAAAAGGCAAGAAAATGTCACGGTGAAAGTGAGACTCACACGTCATCGGAGGCATGGGTGGGTTTGGCCATTCGGTAGCCTCTCTTCAAAGCACTGTAGAATAATTCATTCATGGGCAAATCAGGGTAGGGGGTCCCTCCTGCAGAGAACATTTGAGATCATTCAAAAGCTGACTTAGAAATCAGAAGCAAAGGCTAGGAATCTAATTGAGATCTGTATCCAACATAATGCAACCTTGCACACAGAATTACATTGTTTCAGCCTATGAGACACTGAGACATTGAGTGAATTTAATGGGTTTTCCAAGAAGCAGAACACTGACTTATTATTTCAACTTCAGTAAAGTAAAGTATTTATTCTGACCCAGATCTGTGAGAAAAATTGACCCATAAAGTCCAGTTAATTTCACATTTAGACAAGGAAATACAGAGAATTTCGTAAGTGTCTCGCTTACAAAAGTGGATTGTATGTTTTCACCACTCTTGCTTACAAGTGCAAACTGTCAACTTTGTTTTTATGGTACTTTCAAAAAAATGGTGAAAGGatgcttaaaaacaaacaacaaaaaactcacAATACTCTGAGTAAGGAAATGCTGATTTCAAAGCTTGACTGTGCCTAATTGGAAGACTGACCTCATATGAAGCTTCAAAGAAACTGGTACGTACTTGCAATCAGACATAGAACAGAAGATTTGCCATGGCCTCCTATACTCTCCTTTACTGTCACATGGAAATTGTATGTCTCTTTATTGGTTACACTTTAGGATAGAGAAGTTTGTAAAGAGTCCAGGAGAgttctaacctgaattgaaattaagaTTAATACactaacaattctgttttgcagtgttagtcagtaagtgactggctgctcccgtatgggattagaacgatgcccccttatcccatagtccagcctaTAATGCAATTCACACttgtatatacgcagctaatcaacgtcgttgacaggctatgacagcgtccttatgtgccgacacctgtgttttagctagcaaagcggcgtggctgatgtggagtgaagccacgttaatgacaacgtgtacaatcATCTCCGATGATTGTACACGTTGTGTGGACTTTATACTAGTTTTGGACTTTATACTagagtgtggactttatactagtttttaaattgtgtcgataggccacgtaaaaccagagttatgataaaaatatctgcaatgtttggttttcttcctgaatattatcattgtttatatttactgcaggaagaaacggtaaaaacagcgttttattaggaaaacgctcgaaagcactctccgcctgtgagcaaaaacaacaccaaaaaaccccaccctttcctattggtggaaaaatgtaccatgtcgacaaatcaaaaaatgatatggcaacatggtaTTTAgatgtttaggaagagggaagttttaggagtgacggaggtgttttgagatgtgagagatttgcaatGTTTagtgcaaatcttgtgtagttagtgtgtagtgtagtcaatagttttgttgtgtgtcagaacaatgaggcgaatACTGAATgctacaggtgttacaggagtgatacagctcctgttgtcaggcctgcaggtatcaggctgttgttctcctttatctcatagtggacagaaattattttttggagtggcacaaataatttgtgtggcatcaaatttcaTGCAGaagagctgattgttctgtaaatagtttgaaatgtatatttaaaaaaaacaccttggctgcatttttaagtaaatagctgcaaaaaacttttctgtttgcataactcagttacttttttgaagaagtaactatataattaattgcccaacattggtcattatacactgtacaaaaagaaaaaaaaagttttgttttcaaaattggagttcaagttatttttacttccaatagtgttaacatactacacaggacatgaacaagattttttttaattttcattgtaagtgggttaaagcagttaattaaaagtagtctaacaaaaatgtaaatgctgtaatttgattattttaataataaataataaatataataataaaccatgtaacttggatgctggcatgaccacagtgcacacgtctgctgttgctcacagttgtccaagggatcgctcagggagtttgcgtgttcgctcagacacatgaaaattTAGTGGGAACATTGGAACAAAGTGTCCTATATTATCACTTACAAATAAGGTGATTCTCTTCTACAATATGAATACAGCACTTCAGTAGTAGGACTAAAAGCTTTTTGTGTGTTGATGTGAGTGTGCCTGAACTGACCCAGTGTGAAAATCTCCCAAAGAAGAATGCCATATGACCACACATCGCTTAGGGTGGTATACAAATTATGGAAAATGCTTTCAGGTGCCATCCACTTCAAGGGAAGGAACGtctgaatgaaagaagaaacacaTCTTATTAAAGAACCACTGTTCCTAATTTGAAACATGCAACAGTCAGGAGGGCTAAAAGAGTCCAGCTAGAATTTATTTGCTGCTATTAAATTTCTGTTATACGCGGATAAAAAGCCAAAACAGGTGAAAACTTgtcagaacagaatagaataactTTCCATAAGTTTTTCCATAAACcactggtttttttttatacttacgTTGCCTTTAGAGATGTAGTTGGAGTCATGCATGATGTCTCTGGCCAGGCCGAAGTCACAAATCTTCACCAGCTTGCCCTCACAGATCAGGACGTTCCTGGCAGCCAGGTCACGATGGACACACTGCGGAGGAGGAAAACGAATATACCTGTTGTAATCATCATGAGGTTGCCACATAAGCAcaatttttccttttacatATTGCTGCAAATTTGGATGCTGATTAGCTGATCTCTAtttcttctgtcttcttttGACACAGTCAGGCTACCTGCTTTCTCcagtttcttttctctgtttcaaAATTTTTTTATGCTAAACTAAGCTTCCAATTCTTCTCTACATAATCGGAAAATTAAGACTAATTTTCTAATTTCATCTTTGTTTAAATGGGCACAAAATGGCAGTTATCTAGAAGGTTGAGATGAGTATTTTATAAAATATCATACGTTCTTAGAGGCAAGGAACTCCATCCCCTTCGCCACTTGGTAGCTGAATCCTAAAAGATCTTCGTAGGTGAGACTGGGAGAGTCGCTGATCACCAGGTCTAATCTGTTGACTCCTGAACACAGTGACAAGGTGAAAGGAtcagcaggagaaaaaaaaaaggaaggtgaTGAACATGAATGAAGACATTGTCTTTTGTGATGGGGGAACTCTGGCTGTCCTGTGACTGCCTGGGTAAAAAGAGATCAGGCTCTTTATATGTTGCCACATTTGTCTGTACATTATCTCCAGCATTTGATCAGTTATTAAGAAAACACGTATTCATTAGTCTATTATATGTAAAGCACTGTGCTTTTCAACCAGAAGTACAGCTTATAGTGGCAGAGTTCATCATCCATCATGGTTAAAGTGATTTTAAAACAGTGGTAAACTGGCTCAAATCAAACCTTGTTCCTGGTAGAAGCCGTGTTGGTAGAGAGCCTCGTACGGAGAAGGCTGGATATCTGCATATTTGATGGAATCTATCTGCTCTTGCATGGGAACGTAGACTGAGGGCTCATCTTTGCTCATGTCCATGTATCCTCCATCACTCTCACTTCCGAAAGACACATAGCTGGAGGGatggagatatatatatatatttattgtgtCTGAAAAGTGCACTAAACTGACCTTAAAggcatatttgtttatttatgctcCTTCATCATCTGAAACTTTACAACAGAAAAATATCCCCTTAGGAATCAATAAAGTATATTTACCTAATGTTTCAAAGTACATAAGAGGaggttttaataaaaagaacCTCCCACATCATACAAAAACGCCCTTTGTGCAGCTCTGAAAGCTCCAGTCTGCTTCGCTCACCCTTTCCTCTGGCTGAGAGGGGTGCTTCCTCTGGAGATGAGACAACTGTAGTCCTGGTTTTTCTCAGCATAGTACTGCAGGAACGTGTGCTTGTTCCTGTGCAGGTAGTCCACCAGGTCGCCATAGCGACAGTACTCAGTCACCAGGTACAAAGGGCCTGTGATCAGGGAACAAGaagtaaaacaataacaatattaaTACAATATGTTCTTTATACTTGTATGTATTATGTATGCCTCATAAAATCAACTATAACTTTCAAAAATATAGAGCTTTTATACAGTACTTTTTTCACTGTGTGGCTGACTCTATGCTTTGAGCATATTTAACTGAGGGACTCTCTTTTGCTGCTTCTCTTTGCAAAAGCAGCTGTTctagatgtaaaaaaaaccccacttgtAAGCTCTGATGTGTTACAGTTAATGCACTtggctgttttctttcattcagcaTTCTTTAAAGAAATTCCACAGCTATTTAAAGTGCAAGACATGCCAACACTCATTAACTCATTATCCAAAGTGCAATGtaatgtgaattatataatctAGAGCAGGAGTTCTCACATCGTTACCCAAAAAAAGTGGGGTGGGAGTAGaataatggatacttttttCTGTTGTAGAGTCAGTAGAgtcagggatagctcagtaggtaaagtggtcgccccatgatcggaaggtcggcggttcgaatccacttaacggctaccctgaggtacccctgagcaaggtaccgtccctacacactgctccccgggcgcctgcttagtgggctgcccactgcttcactgagtgaatgggtcaaatgcagagaaaaacaagtaatttccccatggggatcaataaagtatccattatttttattattattagtcagTAGTGATGTGAGTATATTCACTATTAGATGTAGCAAACTTTTACATTTCCAAGGGTATTATTCTGAGAACCCTTTTGCTATGAATGGTAGAGTCACACTCAGAAGCATTGCATGCCATTTTAGGGTAAATCAAAGCACTGTTTTAAGAAGTTAGACAAGGGTTTAGGAAGTCTGGTGAGGTAGTATAAAGAGCCATTTAGAAAGGTCCATTTAAAAAGCATGCTATGGTAAATGGGTTACATCAAATTTCTAACAAACAGGCTGGTTCAAAACCTTATTTTTACTTGGTTGACTAATTTTGTCCATTTTATTATGCTTTCAGTTTCcagtagttttgtttttaatcatgtgTAAGAAAGCCAAGAATGCTTTTCTATTCCTTTGACCAGTGAAATAAACTTGTTTCTGTGCAAGAAAAGCAAACTTCCAAAATGATAAATTGTActtttctatatttaaaaaatcattttctattAGTCACATTTTCTTGTAACCTTTTGTACTGATTATTTTGATGGTAAATGTATTGTGactttaatgttaaaaaaatataggCCAATCCAGCACCAAATGCCACTGAACTTCCCGCCTTTGACTTAAACAAATCTTCACCACTATTATCCGGTACCTTTTGCATTAAACAAAGCTAAAATGAGCAGACAGACATGTGTATCAAAGCAGTTTTCCACAGTTTGTCATTGTGATGCATGCTCACCATGTTTGGTACAAGCCCCTAGCAAGTTTACGATGTTGAGGTGAGGACCCAGATGACTCATGATCTTTAATTCTGACATCAGGGCCTGAGTTTCACTCCTTCTGGCTGTAGCTGGATGTCAGAAGATGGAAAAAGAAGGGaagaaaaagctggaaaaatTAGATGCATAAACTTAGGGTAGTTGGAAATAGATACCCTGAGAGCAGGACACACTGTGCCTTTGCCAAACTGCTCAATGACCTGTGAGCTATGACTTGAATCAGGCTGGCAAGCAAACTAAAGCTCAGCAGGCTGCTGCTCTCTATGAGCCCAAAGGAATATGGCACTGGTGTCACAACATCTGACAGCTATGCGGGGGTTCATATACTGTTCACACAAATTACGCACATggctttctgctttgtttttatattgtagGGCTTACATTTCAGCATTTTCACTGCCACCTTTGTGCTGGACTGCGAATGCGTGAGACCATACGCAGTTGCCTCGACCACCCTGCCAAACGCTCCTGATCCAAGAGTGCGACCTGAAACACAAAGAGGAGCTCAGAAGGACAGAGTCTGAATGGGGCCCACATTGGACCTGCAAAAGTAACGGAGACCATTTTTAACTAAAATATTGGTGTCAGCAAATGTATGTTATTTTCTGAAGAAGGGAAGATTATTGCAGATAAATAGTATTTATTAAGAGCATATGATGTTTTTCTCGATGTTGAGATGTGTCCTGTTTGTAGGTGAGCAGCTGACTATGAACATGTCAGTCATTAGACATGAAGGTTTAAAAGCTCTCTGTGAATAGGGCTTTAAAAATGAAGTGCCACTGGAGCTGATAAGAGACGTTTAACAAGGTTTGTTTAGTATTCCAGTGTCGACTGTGCCCAGACAACACAAACCACCCACAGCACTAGAGCTACCGGGCAAAAGCTCCAGTTTAAAATGTCTGGAAGCAAATGCGTCTATTAAGACAAATAAAAAGTGACAAGCTGAAAATTTAGCTGCAGCTAACAACGAATTAGTGTCCTCAGTTGACTAGGCTAATTTTAATGCCTAAGATAATAAATATTTGTTCAATCCTCAGTGTGTTGATGCTTTAATAGAtttaaaactctgttttttgtgccacataatttttttcatatttttttaaccacacatAATATTTTACCATTTATGGAAAACCTCTATTAAAAAGGTTTAATGTAGTGGGAGAAAATTACAAAGacattttctgttctgtttctttttttctcttttttttttttttaaattattttttaatagtttaatcTAATTTAATTTGGTTATGCCATTTAAATTTGTTATTATGCTTCACAACATAAAAATATGAatcatatttttatgttgttgttgcctTTGTTTTCAGCATCATTTGTAACACTGCAATTTCTGATCTTCATTAAGTTGGGTTTCCCTAATTTGCATGAACGGGAGCAGATTTAAGTTAAACTGCACACATGCAAGATATTAGGATTTCCATCAGGACTAGTTTTTTTTAGCTGAGCTTAGCTCATCATCTCTCTTAACTGAGGACTCACCCAGCACTAGGTGGTCACGGCGCATTTCCCAGGCCAGGTCATAGGGCAGGTGGATGGGGTCCACGTAGATATACTCATGCCCATCCTGGCTCACAGATTCTATCACCTTCCATCTGATCTCATAGCGAGGTTTCTGAGAACAAACAGTATTGCTTTTGAAGAAAGGAAAATTGAAAAATGGAAACtaaaaaatgtttgagtttctCTTACCTTCCTCCAGATTGCAATGAGGATGATGAAAGACATGATAACAATGACCACTAAGGCTAAAACAGCAGCCAACACTGCCACCTGGGAGAAAAGGGCTGCAATAGGCAAGAGTACACAGAACATTAAACAcaatataaataacatgaatCTCCACATGCTGGAAATTAATTTATAAGTATAAATGAAGCTATGTTTTGTCTAAGACATACAGTCTACTAAAGGATACAAAGTTTGCTTTGTGTCTCTATAAACTTATCAGACTTTCCTATAGTGTTTGTGCAGTTTAAGCCaaatacaatttaatttaatcctATATTATCATTTACCCATTTAATAGTAAAGTGGCATAGTCTATATttgtataataaaaaaatgacaaacttAAGATAAATAATCCCATGACACCTACAGCTGAATACCAGTTTGATGTCCCGCCTGCTGATGAGCCCCTCTTGATTGCTGGTCTCACACCGGACTGCGGCCTGCTGAGGTGTCTGGAAGGTCAGCTGGCTGCGAACCTGACTGACCTTTCTTGTCTCATTGTAGCTCACGTTCGTATGGATGCTCAGCACCTCTGGCTCTGGTGTCAGCGGCTTCCACACCTCTGTCTGGTTGCTACACCTGCAGAAGAACATTAGATCGGAGGGTGAAATATTTCCAGTCAAATACAGACGCACTGAAAGCAAAGCGTGTTTTGGTCAGCCACCTAGTGTTCCTTCTGTGACAGTTCAATGGAGAAATGGGTGGTAGGGACTCACTTGAGCATGCTGCCACAGCTGTACCATTGTATGGTTGGGGCTGGCACCCCTTCTGCAACACAGGTCACCAAGTGTTTTTTCCCTGGGAGACTGTGGTCGGTCAGGTCTTTAATCTGAGCGGGAACTAAACACAGGGTGGCAGCAGCCATTAATCATTGCTGACTCGGAGAAAAACACAATCTGTCCTCAGCTTTTTTCCATTCACAAACACCACTTTCAGACAGTCggtcaaaaaatataaaacaccaCACAAAACCCCACAGCACACAAAACACGTGGGAACAtttcagcttaaaaaaaaggCTCACCTTGGACctccaggtcaaaggtcatttcCTTTGAGTCTTCTCCATTGGTAACAAGGACAGTGTAGAGGCCCTTCTGGTCTGTCCTCACCCTCACCAAGGTGAGGACACTGACATACCTGAGGTacaaaaaattcatttttaaaaaataaaatatacacttTTTCTTCCAGTACTGAAAATGTTGACTATTTGTctggagaaatcaaagctgACTGGCAAAAAGTTACAAATTTAATCAGACCTACTTTAATAAGAGACACAACACTCTTAAACcaaaaagcagcaacactgtttaaaatgtaaataaaaacaaaatgcaatgatCCATgtgtaaaatcatttttttaattttactgttatgtaaaaatattgtaaatttaaatattaattatgtttttcatgttctgttgtgaaaaaatgtggttatataaaatttcTAAATCAGTGAATTCTGTTTGCATTTACATTTCATACAGTGTTCCAGCTTTTGTGGAAATGGGGCTGAACACTAAATGAACTGTTCTTTAGATATGAGAGCAAACTCATTTCTAAAGTCTTCAAGAGACTTTGTAAGATATGAAAATATTAAGAAGCACCCCGggttaaaattttaaacaacacaaaagaaGATATAAAGTTTATGATGTACCTCATTATCAGGGGACATGACAGTTTTGTCTCATGTGTTGTACATAGCTGTCAGCATGGAGGTGGTGACTTTTTCTCTCTATTTGTGAACtactagaaaaaaaacagcttgatgtttctctttcttattTATTACGGCCGGAGACTTCATGGAACTCGTTAACATGGGTTGTTTCTTTCTAGCTACCTATCATCATCCCTGTGGTTGATATCTCACTTAGATATTTAATGTGTGTTGGCAGGAATGTGAAAACATAGCCTTCAAATTTAAGCTTTATTTGACATCCGTTTGAAAGACACAACTCAGTAAGTTGTGACAAGCATTTGGTGTTTATGGTTCCTGTGTGATGAACGATGGCGTCCAGCCCTCCAGAGGGTATCGTGTTTCTCTCTGTGGAGACCCTTATCTGGCGATGActgacaggagcagactgaccTGTGG
It encodes:
- the pdgfrb gene encoding platelet-derived growth factor receptor beta, whose product is MRKLTASPLHLTVTFTALLCFCTELRCLEITPGDKEFVLAEGSSLTLTCSGSGETTWKFKMDDVPYFQLEPSKPGHQSYEIVQSGATSSVLTLFNVSWKHTGVYQCIDQRTRDTEEVAVFVPDPDVWFIESSHGMVTKTSEESTIPCVVTNPKITVTLHERDTDIPVSGVYVPSEGYKAPVEDRNYVCRGKLNEEVRESQAFYVFSIVVPEAIDAYINASKTVLKQGEPLTVNCTVHGVELVNFSWDIPNRGLDFYEPLTDVLSPTSMRSCLVFSQATVDHSGKYVCHVHEGIQDQRASASVNITVLENGFVDIKPPQQRNISVKLQENVELRVAMEAYPPPQVYWTKDGATIKGDKIINTRQEHEIRYVSVLTLVRVRTDQKGLYTVLVTNGEDSKEMTFDLEVQVPAQIKDLTDHSLPGKKHLVTCVAEGVPAPTIQWYSCGSMLKCSNQTEVWKPLTPEPEVLSIHTNVSYNETRKVSQVRSQLTFQTPQQAAVRCETSNQEGLISRRDIKLVFSSLFSQVAVLAAVLALVVIVIMSFIILIAIWRKKPRYEIRWKVIESVSQDGHEYIYVDPIHLPYDLAWEMRRDHLVLGRTLGSGAFGRVVEATAYGLTHSQSSTKVAVKMLKSTARRSETQALMSELKIMSHLGPHLNIVNLLGACTKHGPLYLVTEYCRYGDLVDYLHRNKHTFLQYYAEKNQDYSCLISRGSTPLSQRKGYVSFGSESDGGYMDMSKDEPSVYVPMQEQIDSIKYADIQPSPYEALYQHGFYQEQGVNRLDLVISDSPSLTYEDLLGFSYQVAKGMEFLASKNCVHRDLAARNVLICEGKLVKICDFGLARDIMHDSNYISKGNTFLPLKWMAPESIFHNLYTTLSDVWSYGILLWEIFTLGGTPYPDLPMNELFYSALKRGYRMAKPTHASDDVYEIMKKCWDEKYEKRPEFSFLVHSVGNMLTDSYKKRYNQANENFTKSDHPAVARTKPQLTSPFPITNPAFGTPSPVTLQSPLDAYNQNSRPRQDFRQEAQEVIPSYNEYIIPIPDPKPEDAFTDVPSESPGSSVVVGEETDSMSQDTADTLPEEDRLEETSERDALLGSSGTPEVEDSFL